A window of the Bacillota bacterium genome harbors these coding sequences:
- a CDS encoding ACT domain-containing protein gives MQRPVCELAEAVAARWRQAGWYREAFFAPGPSTRVRGGERFFVAPTDPPGEEVTKMVRLMALVADEVGAVRRICGVCESRRYRVRSLSVDPSSLPGVLHVSLAVDEPADRAERLAAQLRRLIDVISVDAGDAPRPEPAVGVAARAAVEAVRVTG, from the coding sequence TTGCAGCGGCCCGTCTGCGAACTCGCTGAGGCCGTCGCCGCGAGGTGGCGGCAAGCGGGGTGGTACCGCGAAGCGTTCTTCGCCCCCGGACCCTCCACCCGGGTCCGGGGCGGGGAACGCTTTTTTGTTGCTCCAACCGACCCCCCAGGCGAGGAGGTGACAAAGATGGTGCGCCTGATGGCGCTGGTTGCCGACGAGGTCGGCGCGGTTCGCCGCATCTGCGGGGTCTGCGAAAGCCGCCGCTACCGCGTGCGGTCGCTTTCGGTCGATCCCTCCAGCCTGCCCGGCGTCCTGCACGTCAGCCTGGCAGTGGATGAACCGGCGGACCGGGCGGAGCGGCTGGCCGCGCAGCTTCGCCGGCTCATCGATGTGATCAGCGTCGATGCCGGCGACGCCCCCCGCCCCGAGCCGGCGGTAGGCGTGGCCGCCCGCGCCGCTGTTGAGGCTGTCCGTGTCACCGGTTAG